DNA sequence from the Brienomyrus brachyistius isolate T26 chromosome 18, BBRACH_0.4, whole genome shotgun sequence genome:
CATTTATGTCCAACTAACTGATTTTTGGTTATTAGTTACTAATTTAACAGGCTTTATATTTCTCTAAAGCGTGTTTTCATATATCAATGCATAGTATAAAAACAGTTCAAAGCAATTTTGTTACAGTGGCTAAGCCAAACCAAGCTTTgcacctgtgattcagctgtGCCGTTCTAGGATTCCACCAGTGTAACTTAGGTACCTGGACTCAAGTATAACTTTAACTTTCAGCACTCATTGAGACATTAGGCAAACGACAGGAAAAAGTCAAATGTCCTCCAAAATCACTATCCATTATCCATCAAACACTAATAATGGGTgtgagatgggggaggggatggaGAGTATCCACATGTGTCGAATGTCAATCTTACATATAAATGTTAAGACTCTTGTTATAGGTACACAATCACTTACACTTGTGCACAAccacaaatacatttttattcacATATTTACATGCTCCTACCCCAGTGTCCTCCACTCACATCAAAGCCACTCTTATTTTTCACCTACTCTCCCCCCAGTTTGACTCACTGACCCATCAGTCCCTCAGCAACACATACTCCTTGACAGATTCTGGTAGTGGTAGCGTTTTCACAGCAGTGGGCAGGAACTGCGCCCCTAGGCTGTGCCGGACAGCACAACGGGCCAGGCCACGGAGCGAAGCTGGCTGCGATGCCATAGCGGTAAGGCGAGCCAACAGCTGGGGATCCCTGCTTAGCTCCCTGGGCACAGAGCCATCAGCACCACGAATATCCATTCGCCCAGCTGCCCGGCACAGCAACTCCAGGCACTCTTCTTCCTGGTCAGCACCCAGACCCCGTGCCAGGAGGGCTACCAGGCGGGAGGTGGGAGTCTGGCCCTTGAGGTTGGCCACATGGACCTGAGCACCATACTCCAGCAGAACACGGACACTTTCCAGGTTGCCCTTCATGGCGGCCCAGCTTAGGGGTGTGTCGTCATTGTAGTCCCGAGCATTGGGGCTGGCACCACTCTCTAGCAAGGCCCTTACGCATTCAGGGTTGTCCTTGAACGCGGCCCAGTGCAGTGGTGTGTCCCTGTTGCCATCTAGTGCATCCGGTTGGGCACCGTATTCCAGTAGCAGCTCGACACAACCCTCATCCTTCTCAGCAGCGTAATGCAGTGCTGTGCGGTTGTAGCCATCCAATGCATTCACCTGGGGGCAAAAATGCCATGGACCGTGAAATACTACTCAAAAGTAAAGACATGTATATTTATACGGATTCTTATACTGTGGGCATTTATGGTCATTATAGTTATATgtcataacatccatccatccgtttcccaaactgcttatcctactgggtcgtggggggtccggagcctatcccggaagcaatgggcacgagtcagggaacaacccaggatggggggccagcccatcgcagggcacactcacacatgcacacctacgggcaatttagcaactccaattaactctgcatgttttttggactgtggggggaaaccggagtacccggaggaaaccccacgacgacatggggagaacatgcaaactgtgaCCCAggtagagactcgaacccgggtcccagaggtgtgaggcaccagtgctaaccactgcaccaccatgccgcgccATGTCATAACATATTTAACAATAATATAAGGCTGTCAAATTCAGTATCTCAACAAAAAcacatatatattcataaaaAAATAGTTGGAAATTAACCAGTGAAACCTTACACGGGTTAAGAGTTGTTACCGAGTTATTTaatatgataaaaaataaactgaacaaTGCTGTCTGGAAGATACAGGAAGGTCTGTGATCTTTCATCACCTTTAGGGTGATGATACACAGGGCAACGTTTTGGGCAAGGTCATGGGGCAACTGCCAGCCAAGTGAGACAAAAGGCAACTCATCTGGACTTGGATGATCATGAAAAGTCACCCACTGCCAAAAGTTTTTCGAACACAAATTTGTTGCCCAACGTCAGTGGGACAGTGTCCGAGCAGCACCGGTCAGCACCACTGCTGAAAAGGTTGCCCTGGGTATCATCCCCCTTAGAGCTGTGGTTCCGCTAAATCAGGGGTGGGAGacctgttccatggagggccgatgtgggtgcaggtttttTGGAATGACCTCTCAATGAGCCGATAATAAAACAGTGGTTCtcagctccagtcctggggacccactgtcATTGCACTAAACAGTACCTCCGCTCCTTTTTCCAGCAGCAGTTCCACACAGTCCACATCGGCCACCATGCAGGCGCAGTGCAGGGGTTTCAGGGTGCCATGCATCCGGTT
Encoded proteins:
- the asb8 gene encoding ankyrin repeat and SOCS box protein 8, which encodes MSSTMWYIMQSIQSKYSLSERLIRTIAAIRSFPHDNIEDLIRRGADVNRMHGTLKPLHCACMVADVDCVELLLEKGAEVNALDGYNRTALHYAAEKDEGCVELLLEYGAQPDALDGNRDTPLHWAAFKDNPECVRALLESGASPNARDYNDDTPLSWAAMKGNLESVRVLLEYGAQVHVANLKGQTPTSRLVALLARGLGADQEEECLELLCRAAGRMDIRGADGSVPRELSRDPQLLARLTAMASQPASLRGLARCAVRHSLGAQFLPTAVKTLPLPESVKEYVLLRD